ATCCGTAACGTTCTTTGGGCCACTGGATACCATTCTGGGGAGCCCCACGGTCGGCGGCGCGCTCCTCATCGAATACGTCATCTTCGGAGTGGTAATCGTCAACTTCCTGACCCGGCAGCTCGCCCACAGAAGCCACGTCAAACAGTACGAAAACGATGGCGCGGACGCGGTCAGCCGCCACCCGGCGCACACGTTCACCAACATCGCGCTGGTCGTGCTGTCGTTTTTCTACATGACGCTCCACCATCACGGCGGGATGGTCTTGTCGGTACTCGTCCTCGGCGCAGTCATCACTGACTTCTTCGAGTTCGAATCCCGGAAAGTCGAGGCGCGCCGTGACATTCCGCTGGAACGGCCGAAAGGGGCCATCGTCGCTGCCCTCGTAGTGTTCATGTACGCGGGCTACCAGAGCCTGTTCTGGGTCATCAAGGGTCCCTGGAGCGCCATCATCTAAACACGGTTTCTCGTTCTGTCGTCTTCGAGTGCCTATAATCCGCTAGTCGCGCGTACTGATAGCCCTACGTGTGTGGTCGGCAAGCAATACTGGCTTCAATATCTTACTTTTGTACACATTCTTTCCTTTATTGGCCCCATATATTCACTTTTCTCCGGATAGTCTGGCCGATTGGCTTAGAAGTAGGCGAAATAGTTTAATACTCGCACTGTATTTGTATCGGTGTAGACGAAGATGTCACACAGGTCCCTCACAACGGCGCTGACACTGTATCGCGGGGAAACACTCACACTCGAAGAGGCGGCGACGTACAGCGGGGTATCACCGACAAAATTCGCTACGGCGCTTCGCTCGCGCGGCATTCAGGTGCGTGACGAAGACGGCGCGCCAGTCGACCGGACTCCGAACTGAGAGCGGCGTCGGTCCCGCAGAAAAGGCTACTGCGTACTATTACGCCGACCGCTCGTTGAGATACGCCTGGAATTCACTGATCAGCGGAAGCACGACCCAGAAGGTCAGCGCGCCCAGCACCGCGAACCAGAAGAACGCGTCGCCCATGAACAGGGCGATCTGATCGAACGTGGTCGGTTCCTCGATAGTAAGTTCGCCGGTGAGCTGTGCCCCCTCGAAACTCGGCGTGTTGTACCAGCCCTTGATGGTCATCCAGCCCAGTCCGCCGACCATGAGGCACGCGAACCCCTTCATGAACTCGTCAGCCATTATCCGAACGTTAGGTAGCGTCGTCTTTAGACTTTCCCATTTCCTCGGTACGGAAGCGCGTCGAGAACGCATAGACGACTGTGCCAGCGAGGATGCACGCGATCCCGGCGATGCCGACCGGAACGTCGATCTCCGAGGCGGGCGCCGAGGCCCGCTGTGTCGCCACGTCGACGAGGATGAATCCGGCGACGACGCTGACGACCGCAAACAGCGTCGAAAACACCGTCACGGCCTTGTACACGCGCAGCGGCACCACAACGTCCCGCCGCTCCGAACCGTCCTCAGCCCCCGCTGACTGGTCCTCTGTCATCGTCGCTAGTACGGGCGGGAGCCACTTTACTGCGGCGAGATGCAGTCGCAACGCTCGCGGTAGTAGTAAGCAGAGAATGTAAAAACCGACGGAGAAATCGACCGGTCAGATTACTTCGGCGGCCGCAGCCGGTAGTACCGACGGTTGAGGTCGAACATGTAGCCCTCGCGCATCGTCTTGAGCACCGCGTAGGTGATGGTCGCGCTGACGATAGGGACGAGGAACGTCAGGTCGAACAGCAGGTGCGAGTCCATCGGGACGAGGTTCTTGATGGACAGCGCGGCGATGGTCAGGCTGAAGATGACGCCGGACATCCCGACCGCAGCCCAGAACGGCTGCTCGACGGGACGGCGCGCGGACCCCTTGTTCAGGAAGGGGACGATGGCAACGAAGCCGACGACCACGACGTTTGCCAGCACACCGTAGGTTCGGTCAGCCATGAGCTTCGAGCCGCCGAGGATGCTCAGCTCGGGGTTCAGCGGGCCGAGCTTGAGCAGGCCAAAGGACCAGTAGAGATACCAGTCCGGCAGGATAATTGCCGGCGTCACAGCGGAGTTAGCGGGGTTCGGCATCTCTGGCGGTAACGTCGCCGAGACGAACAGGATCATGCCCACGAAGAACGACGTCAGCGCGATGTTGCGCATCATCTCGTGGGGCCAGGCCGGGAACGCGAGCACGTCACGCTCGACGTAGTCCGACTGCTGGCGAAGGTCCTGGTCCTCGCGGCGCGCCCGCTCGAAGTACTCGTAGGTCAGCCGGGAGAGCCCCTGGGTCCGCTCCTTTCGCTCGGACCATGCGGGAGTCTCGTCGTCCGGCGAGACGATACCGGTGCCGGAACCGTCCGTGCGAACGTCGTCTGTGTCGTTGTCGCTCATAGTATTAGTGTGGCTCAGCGATCCCCTGCATCCAGACGATGCCGATGTGGACCGCGATGATGGCAGTCGTGATGAACGGCAGGAAGAACACGTGCAGGATGTACATCCGCTGTAGCGTGGCCTGCGAGAGCGTGAACCCGCCGAACATCAGCTGTGCGACCCACTCACCGATAAGCGGGATGGAGAGGGACATCTCGACGCCGATCTGGCCGGCCCAGAACGAGAGCTGGCTCCACGGCAGCAGGTAGCCGGTGTACCCGAACACTAGCGTCAGCGAAATCAGGACGATGCCGATGAGCCAGTTCAGCTCCCGCGGCTCCTTGTACGCTCCGGTGAAGTACACGCGGAGCATGTGGAGGAACACGGCGGCGACCATGATCTGTGCGGCCCAGCGGTGGACCGAGCGCAGGAAGTAGCCGAGGTTGAGCTGGCCCATGATGAGCATCACTGAATCGTACGCGACCGTCGGCGACCCGTCGGCAGCTGCGGCGGCCGGTGCGTAGTAGAAGCCCAGCAGCGCGCCGGATATCGCGGCGACGACGTACGCAACTGTCGAGAACGATCCGAGTGCGTACAGTGGGTACCAGTACCAGAACTTGTTGTCGAGATTGTACTGTTCCGTGTGGCTCTTTGGCATCTGCATGTTGACCTTGTAGTAGAGATCTTCGAGGATCTCTAGGTAGTCAACGACGCGCAGTCGCCTGTCGAGCCAGATGAGCACGGTCAAGTACACCGATTCCACCGGCGTCAGCTCGCGCGATTCCATCCAGCCTTTGTGGTCGTGTTCGTCTTTGCGTTCGAGACTCATTGATTACTCCGTTTTTGGTGGGCGTGGCAGCGCCACGAACGTCGATTGCACAGGACTGAACGGGTCGTACACGGACTGGTGGCACTGACAGTAGATGTCGTTGGCTGCGGCGAAGTTAGCGCTTCCCTCCTGTGTCTTGAACCCGGGCACACAGCAGAAGTGTGTACATTTGTTCAGCCAAGCGATGAAGCCCTGGTCGGTCGCCTCGGAGACGAATGACTGGACGTTTCCGGGAAGGTTCGCGTACTCGCCCTCGCCGTTGGCCATCTTCTCGACTTCGACTGACCGGATTATCTGCACTGGGGCGCCGTTCTTGCCCTCGCTGTTGGTCCGCCAGACGACGCTTGCGGGCTTCCCGACGCCAGGGTCGCCGATGCCGTTGCCCCACTCCTGGTAGTCGTCGAACATGTCGACCGTCATCGGC
The genomic region above belongs to Haloarcula hispanica ATCC 33960 and contains:
- a CDS encoding DUF7313 family protein, producing MQPSVTFFGPLDTILGSPTVGGALLIEYVIFGVVIVNFLTRQLAHRSHVKQYENDGADAVSRHPAHTFTNIALVVLSFFYMTLHHHGGMVLSVLVLGAVITDFFEFESRKVEARRDIPLERPKGAIVAALVVFMYAGYQSLFWVIKGPWSAII
- a CDS encoding DUF7317 family protein — encoded protein: MSHRSLTTALTLYRGETLTLEEAATYSGVSPTKFATALRSRGIQVRDEDGAPVDRTPN
- a CDS encoding DUF7314 family protein — translated: MADEFMKGFACLMVGGLGWMTIKGWYNTPSFEGAQLTGELTIEEPTTFDQIALFMGDAFFWFAVLGALTFWVVLPLISEFQAYLNERSA
- a CDS encoding DUF7315 family membrane protein, producing the protein MTEDQSAGAEDGSERRDVVVPLRVYKAVTVFSTLFAVVSVVAGFILVDVATQRASAPASEIDVPVGIAGIACILAGTVVYAFSTRFRTEEMGKSKDDAT
- a CDS encoding cytochrome b family protein, with product MSDNDTDDVRTDGSGTGIVSPDDETPAWSERKERTQGLSRLTYEYFERARREDQDLRQQSDYVERDVLAFPAWPHEMMRNIALTSFFVGMILFVSATLPPEMPNPANSAVTPAIILPDWYLYWSFGLLKLGPLNPELSILGGSKLMADRTYGVLANVVVVGFVAIVPFLNKGSARRPVEQPFWAAVGMSGVIFSLTIAALSIKNLVPMDSHLLFDLTFLVPIVSATITYAVLKTMREGYMFDLNRRYYRLRPPK
- a CDS encoding cytochrome b; amino-acid sequence: MSLERKDEHDHKGWMESRELTPVESVYLTVLIWLDRRLRVVDYLEILEDLYYKVNMQMPKSHTEQYNLDNKFWYWYPLYALGSFSTVAYVVAAISGALLGFYYAPAAAAADGSPTVAYDSVMLIMGQLNLGYFLRSVHRWAAQIMVAAVFLHMLRVYFTGAYKEPRELNWLIGIVLISLTLVFGYTGYLLPWSQLSFWAGQIGVEMSLSIPLIGEWVAQLMFGGFTLSQATLQRMYILHVFFLPFITTAIIAVHIGIVWMQGIAEPH